A section of the Salmo trutta chromosome 4, fSalTru1.1, whole genome shotgun sequence genome encodes:
- the LOC115190361 gene encoding uncharacterized protein LOC115190361, with amino-acid sequence MRVCGMKMAAANMAKEGFQTQFASVMEKVLKTAVMETTQLFETTIEELRSEICRIKEENKDLKSRIRSPENAKKSTGESERQTAEPGTSQRTNSHIGKRDIGVQCVLTVQALPRSVEQHLREEDQWTELHRGAYDKEDNPQMAFVLIKQEVDWEADYSDDYSPGYILLKQEGGEPPTLVRRQPLRELPGRALVPPGAVSALVNHYSQERPPTTQPTSAEAPLQGDPDTQEAPQALSPSQPRTREVNSGSAGQAPGAEQQSLVIPAAESPTLDLTASPQSAATIQSTSTVLSTVMAQSTVTTLSKETVQTTTAVQSTVAVKSTAAASERPPPVLSGLPSTPLQDTQPSPVPPHPPPSPQPSPAQSHTDVLPIARPIAVPSTQPARPTAVPDGPPAAPPPTQPQPPTVLEQPGVATATPPTPVQSAQLLTLSEEPAGPPEEQVSLVTEHVQPSPTLPSPKSPAVPERTSDEAPVQLSAPAVTTPSGPCQMFKTPFLAQLSVVSQVRSPPRLEEDEEEKEGQEDEGERLSPLPATSTEAVMTRSVATETTPASENKEEIVVHAGGGRKSSRRESILSGLRLRLRPRPRDSTPSPVVAKKPRGERTAPLDHDYSKVMQNRGEKSRESHIDQDVVEDTSNGETADDKSSGQGSSNHISEEEGGANTDVTSPTRQSAIVGGVSKSKKRSMTWVQAQRGLALAQAKRSRSKVTKTSQRGQRSELRGLVTQTPFLPSTPQRRRSYSPSPHAASTSSLSPRRTSPRCTSPHGANPHQDTGANVNPAPTTPPQPQQFKIISATPRRGRPRSAAAAVLNLKRSPSTPQPIPFIVTVSPHSGFKKSPPCTLTFQQAQRYHKSQTMWSPPGPFQLQQSPKSPRKRFTKNQCADCGRVLSSAAALESHASLHTGKRPFACSTCGKDFPNLKGLNRHARVHGEQRGHQCPKCDKTFVYRFGLTKHEQMVHSGVRPFICPICDKRFVIRRDMETHLRVHTGEKPFACSLCVKRFKRRVELNVHLRWHNGEKRHWCSYCGKGFLDYNNLKRHKFVHTGEKPYTCSECGKHFKQTGHLKKHLKTIHKDR; translated from the exons atgcgtgtgtgtgggaTGAAGATGGCCGCCGCTAACATGGCGAAAGAAGGTTTTCAAACCCAGTTCGCCTCTGTAATGGAGAAGGTGCTGAAGACGGCAGTCATGGAGACAACGCAACTTTTCGAAACAACTATTGAGGAGCTGCGATCTGAAATATGCAGAATTAAAGAAGAGAACAAGGACCTCAAATCGAGGATTCGATCCCCTGAAAATGCGAAGAAATCGACGGGTGAAAGTGAAAGACAAACCGCAGAGCCTGGAACGAGTCAAAGAACAAACTCGCATATCGGCAAACGTGACATTGGTGTCCAATGTG TTCTGACAGTGCAAGCTTTGCCTCGGTCTGTGGAACAGCACCTGCGTGAGGAGGACCAGTGGACGGAGCTGCACCGTGGGGCCTACGACAAGGAGGACAACCCACAGATGGCCTTTGTACTGATCAAACAGGAGGTGGACTGG gaggcAGACTATTCTGATGACTACTCCCCCGGGTACATACTGCTGAAGCAGGAGGGGGGAGAGCCCCCGACTCTGGTCCGCAGACAACCTCTCAGAGAGTTACCAGGCAGAG ccCTGGTCCCACCTGGAGCTGTCAGTGCCCTGGTCAACCATTACAGCCAGGAAAGGCCTCCCACCACCCAGCCTACCTCAGCAGAGGCCCCCCTCCAGGGAGATCCAGACACCCAGGAGGCCCCCCAGGctctcagcccatcccagcccaggaccagagaggttaacagtggCAGTGCAGGCCAGGCCCCTGGAGCAGAACAGCAGTCACTGGTAATACCAGCAGCAGAGTCTCCAACATTAGACCTGACAGCATCTCCTCAATCAGCAGCCACTATCCAGTCTACATCAACTGTTCTGTCTACTGTAATGGCCCAGTCCACGGTAACTACTCTGTCAAAAGAAACTGTCCAAACGACCACAGCGGTCCAGTCGACTGTAGCGGTGAAGTCGACAGCAGCAGCGTCAGAGCGCCCGCCACCTGTCCTCTCCGGGTTACCCAGTACCCCTCTTCAGGATACACAGCCCAGCCCCGTACCCCCTCATCCACCCCCATCTCCTCAACCATCACCAGCACAGTCCCACACAGACGTTCTACCTATAGCTCGTCCAATAGCAGTGCCCTCAACACAACCAGCTAGGCCTACAGCTGTACCTGATGGACCACCGGCCGCCCCACCACCAACACAACCGCAACCGCCTACAGTTTTGGAGCAGCCGGGTGTTGCCACGGCAACTCCGCCAACGCCGGTCCAGTCCGCTCAGTTGCTGACTTTGTCTGAAGAACCTGCCGGCCCCCCTGAGGAGCAGGTGTCATTGGTCACTGAGCATGTGCAACCCTCCCCCACTCTGCCATCACCGAAGTCCCCTGCTGTCCCAGAGAGGACGTCTGATGAAGCCCCTGTACAGCTGTCAGCCCCTGCTGTAACCACACCCTCTGGCCCCTGTCAGATGTTTAAGACACCGTTTTTAGCTCAGTTGTCAGTAGTATCCCAAGTACGCTCCCCACCGAGGCTGGAGGAAGACGAGGAGGAAAAAGAGGGGCAGGAAGATGAGGGGGAGAGGCTTTCCCCCCTCCCTGCCACATCTACGGAAGCTGTGATGACAAGGTCTGTCGCTACGGAGACGACCCCCGCCAGCGAGAATAAAGAGGAGATTGTTGTCCATGCAGGTGGTGGCAGAAAGTCGAGTCGACGCGAATCGATCCTCTCTGGTCTCCGCCTCCGCTTAAGGCCCCGCCCCCGGGACAGTACTCCATCTCCCGTGGTTGCTAAGAAACCCAGAGGAGAGAGAACTGCCCCTCTAGACCATGACTACTCAAAGGTGATGCAGAACAGAGGAGAAAAGTCCAGGGAATCACACATTGACCAGGATGTAGTTGAGGACACCTCTAACGGTGAGACGGCTGATGACAAGTCTAGTGGACAAGGAAGTAGTAACCACATCagtgaggaagagggaggagctAACACTGATGTGACCTCTCCGACCAGACAGTCAGCTATTGTTGGAGGTGTGTCCAAATCCAAGAAGAGAAGCATGACCTGGGTGCAAGCTCAGAGAGGTTTGGCTCTAGCCCAGGCTAAGAGGAGTAGGTCGAAGGTCACTAAGACCTCACAgcgaggtcagaggtcagagctTAGAGGTCTGGTCACACAGACACCGTTTCTGCCTTCCACCCCACAGCGCCGCCGGTCGTACAGCCCCAGCCCTCATGCTGCATCTACCTCAAGCCTCAGCCCACGCCGCACCAGCCCGCGTTGCACCAGCCCTCACGGTGCCAACCCACACCAGGATACGGGGGCGAATGTGAACCCTGCTCCTACCACCCCTCCTCAGCCTCAACAGTTCAAGATAATTTCCGCCACCCCTCGTCGCGGCAGACCTCGTTCGGCGGCCGCGGCGGTTTTGAATTTGAAAcgttctccctccacccctcaacctATCCCCTTCATTGTCACCGTCAGCCCTCACTCCGGATTCAAAAAGTCCCCCCCATGCACGCTGACGTTCCAGCAGGCGCAGCGGTATCACAAGTCACAAACGATGTGGTCGCCGCCAGGACCGTTCCAGCTCCAACAGTCTCCCAAGTCTCCACGGAAACGTTTTACCAAGAACCAGTGCGCAGACTGCGGTCGTGTTCTGAGCAGCGCCGCTGCTTTAGAGAGCCACGCATCCCTCCACACGGGGAAGCGCCCGTTCGCCTGCTCCACCTGCGGCAAGGACTTCCCCAACCTCAAGGGCCTCAACCGCCACGCCCGCGTCCACGGTGAACAGCGTGGCCACCAGTGTCCCAAGTGCGACAAGACCTTTGTCTACCGCTTCGGCCTGACCAAGCATGAGCAGATGGTCCACAGCGGCGTGCGCCCATTCATCTGCCCGATCTGTGACAAACGCTTCGTCATCCGGCGCGACATGGAAACGCATCTCCGCGTTCACACCGGAGAGAAACCATTTGCCTGTTCCCTCTGTGTGAAGCGGTTCAAGAGGCGTGTGGAGCTGAATGTTCACCTGAGGTGGCACAATGGGGAGAAGAGACACTGGTGCTCGTACTGCGGGAAGGGCTTTCTGGATTACAATAATCTGAAGAGGCACAAATTTGTCCACACTGGGGAGAAACCTTACACCTGCTCTGAGTGTGGCAAGCACTTCAAACAGACTGGCCATCTGAAGAAACACCTGAAGACAATACACAAAGACAGATAG
- the LOC115190315 gene encoding zinc finger protein 227-like isoform X3, whose amino-acid sequence MERGRGLKQEKVPGEEWSSCGGVAGETAFHDLEEAEATSPRRTSESTEVRGQKLDSLLKEEPLHNTELRERWEFCLDGAGGSDISGPSKSFSVQALQQCQADWGSVLDQGPKPPGPEGDAGDPTDPLYRPRYSMKELVGGFEKSGCDGSGGGGHLVDIEGLDRFPGSPSRLGALSYGAVGHYQVDLGGSEGGDHHHRSQMPDPHQSQREQAGSPTPSPHPEVGERNCLLINEEGYLQDSSVLYPEHGVPELGSRAGHSVLTSIHSGSSAHNNNTESLYGAADNSLNLRDHSQEQVKVGGGGGGGRCHACNQCTKTFPDSVSLKAHKQKHEMGRGLSTGSGSGPPYLRTPCGKIFTQACNLKVHQRVHQAEGLHLCSQCGKGFTSFSDLKRHKCSQMTDKPYCCSICGNKFNRLWNLKLHQRIHTQEKPHRCTMCDKRFTRADNLKVHQRIHTGERPYCCAVCGLRFKQLDHLKSHQRKHRPDLLK is encoded by the exons ATGGAGAGGGGGCGTGGCCTGAAGCAGGAGAAGGTACCAGGGGAGGAGTGGAGCAGCTGTGGGGGCGTGGCCGGGGAAACAGCCTTCCATGATCTGGAGGAGGCTGAGGCCACTAGCCCTAGGAGAACCTCTGAG tccacagaggtcagaggtcagaagCTGGACAGTCTGCTGAAAGAGGAGCCTCTCCACAACACTGAGTTACGGGAGAGATGGGAGTTCTGCCTGGACG GGGCCGGCGGTTCAGACATCTCGGGGCCCAGTAAGAGTTTCAGTGTGCAAGCACTGCAGCAGTGCCAGGCTGACTGGGGATCTGTTCTAGACCAGGGGCCTAAACCTCCGGGCCCAGAGGGAGACGCAGGGGACCCCACCGACCCTCTCTACCGCCCTCGTTACAGCATGAAGGAACTGGTGGGCGGCTTTGAGAAGTCTGGTTGCGACGGTAGTGGTGGTGGCGGCCATCTTGTAGACATAGAAGGGCTGGATAGGTTTCCTGGTTCTCCGTCTCGTCTGGGGGCACTGAGCTACGGAGCTGTGGGTCACTACCAGGTGGACCTGGGGGGATCTGAGGGGGGAGACCATCACCATCGCTCCCAGATGCCTGACCCCCATCAGAGCCAGAGGGAGCAGGCGGGGTCGCCAACGCCATCCCCCCACCCGGAGGTGGGAGAACGGAACTGCCTGTTGATAAACGAGGAGGGGTACCTGCAGGACTCCAGTGTCTTGTACCCCGAACATGGTGTGCCGGAGTTGGGTAGTAGAGCTGGCCACAGTGTGCTAACCTCCATCCACTCTGGAAGCTCAGCCCACAATAACAACACAGAGAGCCTGTATGGTGCTGCTGACAACTCTTTAAACCTCAGAGATCATTCACAAGAACAGGTtaaagtaggaggaggaggaggaggggggaggtgtcATGCCTGCAATCAATGCACCAAGACCTTCCCAGATTCCGTTTCCCTGAAGGCCCACAAACAGAAACACGAAATGGGTAGAGGGTTGAGCACAGGGTCAGGGTCTGGACCTCCATACTTGCGCACCCCGTGCGGTAAGATCTTCACCCAGGCCTGCAACCTCAAGGTCCACCAGCGGGTCCACCAGGCAGAGGGACTCCACCTCTGCAGCCAATGCGGCAAGGGCTTCACTTCCTTCTCTGACCTGAAGAGGCACAAGTGCAGCCAGATGACAGACAAGCCCTACTGCTGCTCCATCTGTGGGAACAAGTTCAATCGGCTCTGGAACCTCAAGCTGCACCAGCGCATTCACACACAGGAGAAACCTCACCGCTGCACTATGTGTGACAAGCGCTTCACACGGGCAGACAATTTGAAGGTGCACCAACGTATCCACACTGGGGAGAGACCGTACTGCTGCGCTGTATGTGGACTCCGCTTCAAACAACTGGACCATCTGAAGTCGCACCAGCGCAAACACAGGCCGGATCTCCTGAAAtga